In Arcobacter sp. CECT 8983, a single window of DNA contains:
- a CDS encoding RluA family pseudouridine synthase, with amino-acid sequence MPFTLKKFSVTKGKTIQIALLQDLTLSPKISSRMLSRGRIFNSNKVPYKISQVIEEDYIYMAVFEGHTRGLNPLITFTDFAIFDKPSNLMIHPISKSTEYSLLDEIRYHFGDKANQAHRIDAETSGLVLVGRNNKTTNALATMFEKKEYKKAYLAIVKGKLEKEITIDKNLKKEGKAIGVRMATCSKEEGKESITNVKPLKYNKDKDLTLIEVNPITGRQHQIRIHLNSIGHTILGDPIYGVCDEVAEEYLNKTISKQTRIKHSGSYRLWLQANYLEFKYKGAIYKIYSKNKDIYQEFDKEFILKK; translated from the coding sequence TTGCCATTCACTTTAAAAAAATTTTCAGTTACTAAAGGTAAAACTATTCAAATTGCATTATTACAAGACTTAACTCTAAGCCCCAAGATATCGAGTCGTATGCTTAGTCGTGGTAGAATCTTCAATAGTAACAAAGTACCTTATAAGATATCTCAAGTTATAGAAGAAGATTATATATACATGGCTGTTTTTGAGGGACATACTAGAGGACTTAATCCTCTTATTACATTTACTGATTTTGCTATTTTTGATAAGCCATCTAACTTAATGATTCACCCTATATCTAAAAGCACGGAATATTCACTTTTGGATGAAATAAGATATCACTTTGGAGACAAAGCTAATCAAGCCCATAGAATTGATGCAGAAACTTCTGGTTTAGTTTTAGTAGGACGTAATAATAAAACTACTAATGCCCTCGCAACTATGTTTGAAAAAAAAGAGTATAAAAAAGCTTATCTTGCCATTGTAAAAGGTAAACTTGAAAAAGAAATAACTATTGATAAAAACCTAAAAAAAGAGGGAAAAGCTATTGGCGTTAGAATGGCAACATGTTCTAAAGAAGAAGGAAAAGAATCAATAACTAATGTAAAGCCTTTAAAGTACAATAAAGATAAAGACTTAACACTAATAGAAGTTAATCCAATTACAGGAAGACAACATCAAATAAGAATACATCTTAATTCAATCGGTCATACTATTTTAGGTGACCCTATTTATGGTGTTTGTGATGAAGTTGCTGAAGAGTATTTAAATAAAACTATTTCTAAACAAACAAGAATTAAACACAGTGGTTCTTATAGATTGTGGTTGCAAGCAAATTATTTAGAGTTTAAATACAAAGGTGCAATTTATAAAATATACTCAAAGAATAAAGATATATATCAAGAGTTTGATAAAGAGTTTATTCTTAAAAAGTAA
- the purB gene encoding adenylosuccinate lyase, which produces MVERYAREEMKKHWTQHARYAAWLEVEKAAVKAWNKLGLIPDEDCKKIVENATFSVERIEEIEAVTKHDLIAFNTSVSESLGEESRWFHYGMTSSDAVDTGVALQMRDSLKIVIDDVKMLMESIEKRAQEHKFTLMVGRSHGIHGEPITFGLTLAVWYDEMARHLKNLEETMEVISVGQISGAMGNFAHAPLELEEYAMAELGLKPEPCSNQVVHRDRYARLATALATMASSIEKFAVQVRHLQRTEVYEAEEFFAKGQKGSSAMPHKRNPILTENITGLARTIRAYAIPAMENVALWHERDISHSSSERFWLPDAFITTDFMLHRMNNVIANLTVMPENMMKNLNQTGGLVFSQRVLLELPKAGVSREDAYKIVQRNAMKVWEEIQQGKPTTNENGESLYLGHLLADEDLRAKLSEEQIRECFNYDYYTKNVDAIFNRVFKK; this is translated from the coding sequence ATGGTTGAAAGATATGCCAGAGAAGAAATGAAAAAACATTGGACACAACATGCAAGATATGCTGCATGGCTTGAAGTAGAAAAAGCTGCAGTAAAAGCATGGAATAAATTGGGGCTTATCCCTGATGAAGATTGTAAAAAAATCGTTGAAAATGCTACTTTCTCTGTTGAAAGAATTGAAGAGATTGAAGCAGTTACAAAACACGATTTAATTGCATTTAATACAAGTGTTTCAGAATCACTTGGAGAAGAATCAAGATGGTTCCACTACGGAATGACTTCTTCAGATGCAGTTGATACAGGTGTTGCATTACAAATGAGAGACTCTTTAAAAATTGTTATTGATGATGTAAAGATGTTAATGGAGTCTATTGAAAAAAGAGCCCAAGAGCATAAGTTTACACTAATGGTAGGAAGAAGCCATGGTATCCATGGGGAGCCTATTACATTTGGTCTTACTCTTGCAGTTTGGTATGACGAAATGGCAAGACACCTTAAAAATCTTGAAGAGACTATGGAAGTTATTTCTGTAGGTCAAATCTCTGGAGCTATGGGTAACTTTGCTCACGCTCCATTAGAGCTTGAAGAGTATGCAATGGCAGAACTTGGGCTTAAACCTGAACCTTGTTCAAACCAAGTTGTTCATAGAGATAGATACGCTAGACTTGCAACGGCACTTGCAACAATGGCTTCTTCTATTGAAAAGTTTGCAGTTCAAGTAAGACACTTACAAAGAACAGAAGTTTATGAAGCAGAAGAGTTTTTTGCAAAAGGTCAAAAAGGTTCTTCTGCAATGCCTCACAAAAGAAATCCTATCTTAACTGAAAATATCACAGGTCTTGCAAGAACAATCAGAGCTTATGCAATTCCTGCAATGGAAAATGTTGCATTATGGCATGAAAGAGATATTTCACACTCATCAAGTGAAAGATTCTGGTTACCAGATGCATTTATTACAACTGACTTCATGCTTCATAGAATGAATAATGTAATCGCTAACTTAACAGTTATGCCAGAAAATATGATGAAAAACTTAAACCAAACTGGTGGATTAGTATTCTCACAAAGAGTATTATTAGAACTTCCAAAAGCTGGTGTTTCAAGAGAAGATGCTTATAAAATCGTTCAAAGAAATGCAATGAAAGTTTGGGAAGAGATTCAACAAGGAAAACCAACTACAAATGAAAATGGTGAATCATTATACTTAGGACACTTATTAGCAGATGAAGATTTAAGAGCTAAATTAAGTGAAGAGCAAATTAGAGAGTGTTTTAACTACGACTACTACACTAAAAATGTAGATGCAATTTTCAACAGAGTTTTTAAAAAATAA
- a CDS encoding ribonucleotide-diphosphate reductase subunit beta, translated as MGRKTIYNPDSKETFNERRIFGGNPDGMINFTKMKYQWALRLWDTMEANTWFPKEVQMTGDAKDYKYLSPAEKRMYDLVLSQLIFMDSLQTNNLMDNINPYITVPEINACLSRQSYEEANHSKSYAVMVESISDNTDEIYDKWKTDEKLREKNNYIAEVYHNLAGDITDQKIVLAMFANQILEGLYFYAGFAAMYALGKSGKMLGSSQMIRFIQRDEVTHLLLFQNMINSTRKERPDLFTPELEQIVRGMFKKAVELESSWGAYITQGQILGFTDAIITQYIQYLADRRLEAVGYAPEYNVKHPIPWVDGYASFNDQRTNFFEGNVVNYSKGSIDFDDF; from the coding sequence GTGGGAAGAAAAACGATATATAATCCAGATTCTAAAGAGACTTTCAATGAAAGAAGAATCTTTGGGGGAAATCCCGATGGAATGATTAACTTCACTAAAATGAAGTATCAATGGGCTTTAAGACTTTGGGATACGATGGAAGCAAATACATGGTTCCCTAAAGAAGTACAAATGACTGGTGATGCTAAAGATTATAAGTACTTAAGCCCAGCAGAGAAAAGAATGTATGATTTAGTACTTTCTCAATTAATCTTTATGGATTCTTTACAAACAAATAACTTAATGGATAATATTAATCCATATATCACTGTTCCTGAGATTAATGCTTGTTTATCAAGACAATCTTATGAAGAAGCAAATCACTCAAAGTCATACGCAGTTATGGTTGAGTCTATTTCTGATAATACAGATGAGATTTATGATAAGTGGAAAACAGATGAGAAGTTAAGAGAAAAGAATAACTATATTGCAGAGGTTTATCATAACTTAGCAGGGGATATTACTGATCAAAAGATAGTATTAGCTATGTTTGCTAACCAAATCTTAGAAGGATTATATTTCTATGCTGGATTTGCAGCAATGTATGCCCTTGGAAAATCAGGGAAAATGCTTGGTTCTTCTCAAATGATTAGATTTATTCAAAGGGATGAAGTAACTCATTTACTTCTTTTCCAAAATATGATTAACTCTACAAGAAAAGAGAGACCTGATTTATTTACTCCTGAATTAGAACAAATTGTAAGAGGTATGTTTAAAAAAGCAGTAGAACTTGAATCTTCTTGGGGTGCATATATTACTCAAGGACAGATTTTAGGGTTTACAGACGCTATTATCACTCAATATATCCAATATCTTGCAGATAGAAGACTTGAAGCAGTTGGTTATGCTCCTGAGTATAATGTGAAGCATCCTATTCCTTGGGTTGATGGGTATGCAAGTTTTAATGACCAGAGAACTAACTTCTTTGAAGGGAATGTAGTAAACTACTCGAAGGGTTCTATCGACTTCGACGACTTCTAA
- a CDS encoding ribonucleoside-diphosphate reductase subunit alpha, whose amino-acid sequence MAIMIKKRNGRKEVLDITKIQKMTIDATKDLDGVSQSELELDAQIKFVDGMSSADIQDALIKTAVEKIDIDVPNWTFVAARLFLFDLYHRVGKSTHGIKGEPYCHLKDYLRYGKEAGRLIPNLGEGFDLDDLNEYIDSDRDLLFNYLGIKTLYDRYLIKNKDGNPIELPQHMFMAIAMFLAQNEENKQQRAKEFYDVVSKFEVMLATPTLSNARTNRHQLSSCYIGSSPDNIEGIFDGYKEMALLSKYGGGIGWDWNQIRALGGSIDSHKNAAGGTVPFLKITNDIAIAVDQLGTRKGAIAVYVEPWHMDISDFIDLKKNSGEERRRAHDLFPSLWITDLFMERILEDSHWTLFDPFEVKDLSELHGDEFKKRYEEYENDESITKDRIKAKDLWKKILTSYFESGSPFLCFKDNANRANPNSHVGHIRSSNLCTEIFQNTNPNHYKIKLEFEDGTIETYEEEDTILIDGGQEKKANKVTALDSINGKKVFIVEKEKIDGDTAVCNLASVNLSRINTKEDIERVVPIAVRMLDNVIDLNFYPLRKVKATNLKSRSIGLGVMGESQMLAEQKLVWGSEEHFKKIDSVMEAISYNAIRSSSELAVEKGIYPTFEGSNWSKGIMPHDHAPQSVNALVDKDLFDAGYDWEVLREQVKTNGMRNGYLMAIAPTSSISILVGTTQAIEPVYKRKWFEENLSGLIPVVVPNLSPETWVYYTPAYEVDQIDIIKAAAVRQKWIDQGQSTNIFMSLEKASGKYLHEIYTTAWKLGLKSTYYLRSQSPEASNDVEDRSMECAGCQ is encoded by the coding sequence ATGGCAATTATGATTAAAAAAAGAAACGGGAGAAAAGAGGTTTTAGATATCACTAAAATCCAAAAAATGACAATCGATGCAACAAAAGATTTAGATGGAGTATCTCAATCTGAGTTGGAACTTGATGCACAAATTAAGTTTGTTGATGGAATGAGTTCTGCTGATATTCAAGATGCACTGATTAAAACAGCAGTAGAAAAAATTGATATTGATGTTCCAAACTGGACATTTGTAGCAGCAAGACTGTTTTTATTTGACCTTTACCATAGAGTTGGAAAATCAACTCATGGAATCAAAGGTGAGCCATATTGCCATTTAAAAGACTATTTAAGATATGGAAAAGAAGCAGGTAGGTTAATCCCTAATCTTGGTGAAGGTTTCGACTTAGATGATTTAAATGAGTATATAGATTCAGACAGAGACTTATTATTTAACTATCTTGGAATCAAAACTTTATATGATAGATATCTAATCAAAAATAAAGATGGAAATCCAATAGAACTTCCTCAGCATATGTTTATGGCTATTGCTATGTTCTTAGCTCAAAATGAAGAGAATAAACAACAAAGAGCAAAAGAGTTCTATGATGTAGTATCTAAGTTTGAAGTTATGCTTGCAACACCAACATTATCAAATGCAAGAACAAATAGACACCAACTAAGCTCTTGTTATATTGGTTCAAGTCCAGATAATATTGAAGGTATCTTTGATGGATATAAAGAGATGGCATTACTATCTAAATATGGTGGTGGTATTGGTTGGGATTGGAATCAAATCAGAGCCTTAGGTGGTTCTATTGATAGCCATAAAAATGCAGCTGGTGGTACAGTTCCATTCCTTAAAATTACAAACGATATTGCAATTGCAGTTGACCAATTAGGTACTAGAAAAGGTGCAATTGCAGTATATGTTGAACCATGGCATATGGATATTTCAGATTTCATTGATTTAAAAAAGAACTCTGGTGAAGAAAGAAGAAGAGCTCATGATTTATTTCCTTCATTATGGATTACAGACCTATTTATGGAAAGAATTCTAGAAGACTCTCATTGGACTTTATTTGACCCATTTGAAGTAAAAGATTTATCAGAACTTCATGGTGATGAGTTCAAGAAAAGATATGAAGAGTATGAAAATGACGAGTCTATTACAAAAGATAGAATCAAAGCAAAAGATTTATGGAAAAAAATTCTAACTTCTTATTTTGAATCTGGAAGCCCATTTTTATGCTTTAAAGATAATGCAAATAGAGCTAACCCAAATTCTCACGTTGGTCATATTAGGTCTTCAAATCTTTGTACGGAGATTTTCCAAAATACAAACCCTAACCACTATAAAATTAAGTTAGAGTTTGAAGATGGAACAATTGAAACATATGAAGAAGAGGATACTATTCTTATAGATGGTGGACAAGAAAAGAAAGCTAATAAAGTAACTGCACTTGACTCTATAAACGGTAAAAAAGTATTTATAGTTGAAAAAGAGAAAATTGATGGAGATACAGCTGTATGTAACTTAGCATCAGTAAACTTATCTAGAATCAACACAAAAGAAGATATTGAGAGAGTTGTTCCAATTGCAGTTAGAATGCTTGATAATGTAATTGACTTAAACTTCTATCCTCTAAGAAAAGTAAAAGCTACAAACTTAAAATCAAGATCTATTGGTCTTGGTGTTATGGGTGAGTCTCAAATGCTTGCAGAACAAAAGCTTGTATGGGGTAGTGAAGAACACTTTAAGAAGATTGATTCAGTTATGGAAGCAATCTCTTATAATGCAATTAGATCTTCAAGTGAACTTGCAGTTGAAAAAGGTATTTATCCTACATTTGAAGGTTCAAACTGGTCTAAAGGTATTATGCCACATGACCATGCACCACAATCAGTTAATGCACTTGTAGATAAAGACCTATTTGATGCAGGATATGATTGGGAAGTATTAAGAGAACAAGTAAAAACAAATGGTATGAGAAATGGTTACTTAATGGCTATTGCTCCTACATCATCTATTTCGATTCTTGTTGGAACAACACAAGCGATTGAACCAGTTTATAAAAGAAAATGGTTTGAAGAGAACTTATCAGGACTTATTCCTGTAGTTGTACCAAACTTAAGTCCTGAAACTTGGGTTTATTATACACCAGCATATGAAGTAGATCAAATAGATATTATTAAAGCTGCTGCTGTTAGACAAAAATGGATTGACCAGGGGCAAAGTACAAATATCTTTATGAGTTTAGAAAAAGCAAGTGGTAAATATCTACATGAGATTTATACTACAGCTTGGAAGCTAGGTCTTAAATCAACATATTATTTAAGATCTCAATCTCCTGAGGCTTCTAATGATGTTGAGGATAGAAGTATGGAGTGTGCAGGTTGTCAATAA
- a CDS encoding transporter substrate-binding domain-containing protein, giving the protein MGYIFRCFILIVFLSSLSFGRNDKLFTKSELDYINNNPVLKISMLNNFEPFSFELRNKHKGFTLDILKRIEKISGLKFEVKTSRWSDALTSFKEKEVDLISDISYTDERTEYAIYTSPYYEIPTFIFGLKANLEYKDNKSLIGKTIAVSRSTFYIKQLKKLGIKVLELDTSFEKAQAVITGKADYFLASYTTGQKAISDNTFYTLKVHGEFTSIKKEDLRFATHKDNIILRDIIEKSLNKIEPEEFSYLAKKWINNRFDNQINFTEQELSFIKSNPTIKYSEVNWKPLSIIEDNKMKGIMGEYLDLVSQRTGLNFEFIPSKSWTHVLQQFKEGKIDLVPGVGSSPQEKQLGLISNRYAKYPFVIVTDDRYTYLDSLADLKNATIAVPKFYTSYNFIIKNYPNMKLFITEDIPEALIAVENGKADAFVGHIATSLYYISELHLKNLKVAGTTAFDIEHHYLIQKDMPLLLSIIDKAFNSITLQERKDINSNWIQTTVVEKKIDYKLVFLVFFIFIIILTVFIYRQNILKKYNERLKESYSDIQSIMNSTMEAILITENRKCIEVNDSAVELFGYSSKEEMIGQDLLNFISKKHRSLVKNKIKNTVKDPYELEILTENRTNIKALGKGVNLKLSGKNVRISSLIDISDIKNKEKLLIEQSKMAALGEMIGHIAHQWRQPLSVITVITTSWEVYEELGIFDKKKVLDEGKLILSNAKYLSQTIDDFRHFIKGENSSSEFNIKDLIDNLIRLLNPSIQNEQITLILSNKINKQLIGGQNNILQALINIINNSIDILKQKNEDKLIFLEVKENKENKVQIIIKDNGGGVNENIINKIFEPYFTTKHQSQGTGLGLYMTYNILEKANASIEAKNCKFTYNKKEYKGLSFTITF; this is encoded by the coding sequence ATGGGTTATATTTTTAGATGTTTTATCTTAATTGTTTTTTTATCCTCTTTATCTTTTGGAAGAAATGATAAGTTGTTCACAAAAAGTGAACTTGACTACATTAATAATAATCCTGTATTAAAAATTTCAATGCTTAACAATTTTGAACCTTTTTCTTTTGAATTAAGAAATAAACATAAAGGTTTTACTTTAGATATTTTAAAAAGAATAGAAAAAATCAGTGGACTAAAGTTTGAGGTAAAAACTTCAAGATGGTCTGATGCTTTAACAAGTTTTAAAGAAAAAGAAGTTGATTTAATATCAGATATCTCTTATACTGATGAAAGAACAGAATATGCTATATACACAAGTCCTTATTATGAGATTCCAACTTTTATATTTGGATTGAAAGCAAATTTAGAATATAAAGATAATAAAAGTTTAATAGGTAAAACTATTGCAGTTTCAAGAAGTACTTTTTATATAAAACAGTTAAAAAAACTTGGTATAAAAGTTTTAGAATTAGATACAAGTTTTGAAAAAGCACAAGCTGTAATTACTGGAAAAGCAGACTATTTTTTAGCTTCATATACTACAGGTCAAAAAGCAATAAGTGATAATACCTTTTATACTTTAAAAGTACATGGGGAGTTTACTTCTATAAAAAAAGAAGACTTAAGATTTGCAACTCATAAAGACAATATTATTTTAAGAGATATAATTGAAAAATCTTTAAATAAAATAGAACCTGAAGAGTTTTCATATTTAGCAAAAAAGTGGATAAATAATAGATTTGACAATCAAATAAATTTTACAGAACAGGAATTGTCTTTTATTAAATCTAATCCAACAATAAAGTACAGTGAAGTAAACTGGAAGCCTTTATCAATTATTGAAGATAATAAAATGAAAGGTATCATGGGGGAGTATTTAGACTTAGTTTCACAAAGAACAGGTTTAAATTTTGAGTTTATACCTTCAAAATCTTGGACTCATGTTTTGCAACAGTTTAAAGAAGGAAAAATTGATTTAGTTCCAGGAGTTGGTTCAAGTCCCCAAGAAAAACAATTAGGTTTAATTTCAAATAGATATGCTAAATATCCTTTTGTTATAGTAACAGATGATAGATATACTTATTTAGATAGTTTAGCTGATTTAAAGAATGCAACAATTGCTGTTCCAAAGTTTTATACAAGTTATAATTTTATAATTAAAAACTATCCTAATATGAAGCTTTTTATAACTGAAGATATTCCAGAAGCTTTAATTGCAGTAGAAAATGGAAAAGCAGATGCTTTTGTTGGTCATATTGCAACTTCTTTGTATTATATTTCTGAATTACATCTAAAAAACTTGAAAGTTGCAGGGACTACTGCATTTGATATCGAACATCACTATTTAATACAAAAAGATATGCCTTTATTATTGTCAATAATTGACAAAGCATTTAATTCTATAACTTTACAAGAAAGAAAAGATATAAATTCTAATTGGATTCAAACAACGGTTGTAGAAAAGAAAATAGACTATAAATTAGTATTCTTAGTTTTCTTTATTTTTATTATCATTCTAACAGTATTTATTTATAGACAAAATATATTAAAAAAATATAACGAAAGACTTAAAGAGTCTTATTCTGATATACAAAGTATTATGAATTCTACAATGGAAGCAATCCTAATTACAGAAAATAGAAAATGTATAGAAGTAAATGATTCTGCAGTTGAACTTTTTGGATATTCATCAAAAGAAGAGATGATTGGACAAGATTTATTGAATTTTATATCAAAAAAACATAGAAGTCTTGTTAAAAATAAAATAAAAAATACAGTAAAAGATCCTTATGAGTTAGAGATTTTAACAGAAAATAGAACAAATATTAAAGCGCTAGGGAAGGGTGTAAACTTAAAGCTTAGTGGGAAAAATGTAAGAATTTCTTCACTTATTGATATCTCTGATATTAAAAATAAAGAAAAACTTTTAATTGAACAATCTAAAATGGCAGCATTAGGTGAAATGATAGGTCATATTGCTCATCAATGGAGACAACCTTTGAGTGTAATAACAGTAATTACAACAAGTTGGGAAGTTTATGAGGAACTAGGAATCTTTGATAAGAAAAAAGTTTTAGATGAGGGTAAATTGATTTTATCTAATGCAAAATATTTATCACAAACTATTGATGACTTTAGACATTTTATAAAAGGTGAAAACTCTTCTTCTGAGTTTAATATTAAAGATTTAATTGATAATTTAATAAGGCTATTAAACCCTTCTATTCAAAATGAACAAATAACTTTAATCTTAAGTAATAAAATAAATAAACAATTAATAGGTGGACAAAATAATATTCTTCAAGCTTTAATAAATATCATAAATAATTCAATTGATATTCTAAAACAAAAAAATGAAGACAAACTTATATTTTTAGAAGTAAAAGAAAATAAAGAAAATAAAGTGCAAATCATTATAAAAGACAATGGTGGCGGAGTAAATGAAAATATTATTAATAAAATCTTTGAGCCATATTTTACAACAAAACACCAATCCCAAGGAACAGGGCTTGGTTTATATATGACATATAATATATTAGAAAAAGCAAATGCTTCTATTGAGGCAAAAAATTGTAAATTCACTTATAATAAAAAAGAGTACAAAGGTCTTAGCTTTACTATTACTTTTTAA